One window of Thalassovita mediterranea genomic DNA carries:
- a CDS encoding MBL fold metallo-hydrolase yields the protein MKRDSRVTIRIMDGLQTKTPAKPGLTYPFDEQVPEQGETTEIIPGLYWVRMRLPFALEWINLWLIDDGERGWTIVDTGMPMPETKDAWRTIFENCLGGRPVWRVIVTHMHPDHVGNAGWLTRKFPGAELWMSQLEYISCRMLVADTGREAPAAGTDFYVAAGWNEAQVETYRSRFGRFGKGVSQMPDAYRRLFDGETIRLGGRDWQIVMGNGHSPEHVCLFCKSENVMISGDQLLPRISSNVSVHPTEPKANPLKDWLQSCRKLKSAVGDDVLVLPAHNTPFRGAHKRLDHLIRGHDVGLKRLAQRLAEGPRRVVDTFPAIFGRKIGEDSLSLATGEAIAHLNYLIAEGMAVVERDGDGVDWYRAV from the coding sequence GTGAAGCGTGACTCACGTGTCACCATCCGGATCATGGATGGCTTACAGACGAAAACGCCGGCAAAGCCCGGCCTGACTTACCCGTTCGATGAACAGGTCCCCGAGCAAGGCGAAACGACAGAGATCATTCCCGGTCTCTACTGGGTGCGCATGCGCCTGCCGTTTGCGCTGGAATGGATAAATCTCTGGCTGATCGATGATGGCGAGCGTGGCTGGACCATCGTCGATACCGGCATGCCAATGCCCGAAACCAAGGACGCCTGGCGCACCATCTTCGAAAACTGTCTGGGCGGCCGGCCCGTCTGGCGCGTGATCGTCACACACATGCACCCAGACCATGTCGGCAATGCGGGTTGGCTGACGCGCAAATTCCCCGGCGCCGAGCTCTGGATGAGCCAGCTGGAATACATTTCCTGCCGTATGCTGGTCGCAGACACGGGCCGCGAAGCGCCTGCGGCGGGCACCGACTTCTATGTCGCTGCAGGCTGGAATGAGGCGCAAGTCGAGACGTATCGCAGCCGGTTCGGCCGCTTCGGCAAGGGCGTGAGCCAGATGCCGGACGCGTATCGTCGCCTCTTCGATGGCGAAACCATTCGCCTCGGTGGTCGTGACTGGCAAATCGTGATGGGCAATGGCCATTCGCCCGAACATGTTTGCCTTTTCTGCAAGAGTGAGAATGTGATGATTTCCGGCGACCAGCTTTTGCCGCGCATCTCCTCCAACGTGTCCGTTCACCCGACAGAGCCGAAGGCAAATCCGCTGAAGGACTGGCTGCAGAGCTGCCGGAAGCTGAAATCCGCAGTGGGCGACGACGTGTTGGTGCTGCCTGCGCACAACACACCGTTCCGCGGCGCGCACAAGCGTCTCGACCACCTCATTAGAGGACACGATGTCGGCCTGAAGCGATTGGCCCAACGCCTTGCAGAGGGGCCGCGCCGCGTCGTCGACACCTTTCCTGCGATCTTCGGACGCAAGATCGGCGAGGACTCGCTCTCGCTCGCGACGGGGGAGGCGATTGCCCACCTCAACTACCTCATTGCTGAAGGTATGGCGGTTGTTGAGCGCGATGGCGATGGTGTGGACTGGTACCGTGCAGTCTGA
- a CDS encoding L-serine ammonia-lyase: MLSVLDLFRIGLGPSSSHTVGPMRIARRFLQEADRAGRLDGAVRVEVALQGSLALTGVGHGTDKAVMLGLEGMQPETADPAEAESRFREIVQTKSIQLDGGPKIDFNPLKDLKFCTDVVPDLHPNGMVLTLFGADGTEPYSREYYSTGGGFIASRKQLEKPASGDLVASARGAPHPFRSAAEMIELCKSQGWRVDELVLHNEDARRSRDKTQKRLDKIAQTMMKCIRNGLKSEGTLPGGLDVKRRAPDLHRRLVDNPGSNEREQLFDWLNVYAMAVNEENAAGGRVVTSPTNGAAGILPSVMRHYCCDDDKIDLSKARRFLLTAGGIGLLYKQRASISGAEMGCQGEVGVACSMAAGGLAAVWGADAETVCVAAEIGMEHNLGLTCDPVGGLVQIPCIERNAFGAVKAANAARLALQGTGHHKVSLDQVIETMRQTGNDMSNKYKETSTGGLAVNVIAC, from the coding sequence ATGCTGTCAGTTCTTGACCTTTTTCGTATCGGGCTGGGCCCGTCGAGCTCTCATACCGTAGGGCCAATGCGCATTGCGCGCCGCTTCCTGCAAGAAGCTGACAGGGCAGGGCGGCTGGACGGCGCCGTCCGGGTTGAGGTCGCGCTTCAGGGCTCGCTTGCGCTCACGGGTGTCGGGCACGGCACCGACAAGGCGGTCATGCTCGGCCTTGAAGGTATGCAGCCAGAAACCGCTGACCCGGCAGAGGCCGAATCGCGTTTCCGCGAAATCGTCCAGACCAAATCCATTCAGCTGGATGGCGGCCCGAAGATCGACTTCAATCCGCTGAAAGACCTGAAATTCTGCACGGACGTTGTTCCCGACCTGCACCCCAATGGCATGGTGCTCACCCTGTTTGGCGCCGATGGGACTGAACCCTATTCGCGGGAATATTACTCCACCGGCGGCGGCTTCATCGCCTCCCGCAAACAGCTTGAAAAGCCAGCCAGCGGCGACCTTGTCGCCAGCGCACGCGGCGCGCCGCACCCCTTCCGGTCCGCGGCGGAAATGATCGAGCTTTGCAAGAGCCAGGGCTGGCGTGTCGATGAGCTTGTCCTCCACAATGAGGATGCACGAAGATCGCGCGACAAGACACAGAAAAGGCTAGATAAAATCGCACAAACCATGATGAAGTGCATCCGCAATGGCCTGAAATCCGAAGGCACGCTGCCAGGCGGGCTGGATGTGAAGCGCCGCGCGCCAGACCTCCATCGCCGCCTCGTCGACAATCCGGGCTCCAATGAGCGCGAGCAGCTGTTCGACTGGCTCAATGTCTATGCCATGGCGGTGAATGAAGAGAACGCGGCGGGCGGGCGTGTCGTGACCTCACCTACCAATGGGGCAGCGGGCATCTTGCCGTCCGTCATGCGCCATTATTGCTGTGATGACGACAAGATCGATCTTTCCAAAGCGCGCCGTTTCCTGCTGACGGCCGGGGGCATCGGCCTTCTCTACAAACAACGCGCGTCGATCTCCGGCGCAGAAATGGGCTGTCAGGGAGAGGTCGGCGTTGCCTGCTCGATGGCGGCTGGCGGGCTCGCCGCCGTCTGGGGCGCCGACGCCGAAACCGTCTGTGTCGCGGCCGAGATCGGCATGGAGCACAATTTGGGCCTGACCTGCGACCCGGTTGGCGGACTGGTCCAGATCCCGTGTATTGAGCGCAACGCCTTTGGCGCGGTGAAGGCCGCCAACGCTGCGCGACTCGCGCTTCAGGGCACGGGGCATCACAAGGTCAGCCTCGATCAGGTCATTGAGACAATGCGCCAGACGGGCAATGACATGTCCAACAAGTACAAGGAAACCAGCACGGGTGGCCTCGCGGTGAATGTCATCGCCTGCTAG